In one window of Lacticaseibacillus casei DSM 20011 = JCM 1134 = ATCC 393 DNA:
- a CDS encoding dsDNA nuclease domain-containing protein — protein MSVGSTNASGTQRGFHYQDFAALYLLILRIKEVEWINVEGQDDIDIRYEDGSMHYFQVKEVKNIAAQIPASSVRDAIRVLSSDLESGQINNEIPELAIVTNTSKPFGKTSESVFDSSYMKVSFQNLSESNQKKIQKHFKDAKQENPKLFETDFDPTQLTIVKIQYSGEDEESRLQSLKDMVREFLVTAGIKPEQAPKLMNTWRLLISDSTENPTQVIDKQQFAAHTEATLIDSPDFDTFFDEFNVEVETEEFIRNEYRDHLEIISHDYAILSKITGGFSDFQKKTLGGLRHKELKNTFTNEFSKEILADLGLQDNEQDLEVSKLIIWLVISKASYFKSVEEAIGLEN, from the coding sequence ATGAGTGTGGGCAGTACAAACGCTTCGGGGACTCAGAGAGGCTTTCATTATCAAGACTTTGCTGCGCTGTATTTGCTAATTTTAAGGATAAAGGAAGTTGAGTGGATCAACGTGGAGGGCCAAGATGATATAGATATAAGATACGAGGATGGTTCAATGCATTACTTTCAGGTTAAGGAGGTAAAGAATATAGCCGCTCAAATCCCAGCAAGTTCAGTAAGAGACGCAATTAGAGTGCTCTCAAGCGACCTTGAATCTGGGCAAATAAACAATGAAATTCCTGAACTGGCCATCGTAACAAATACAAGTAAACCTTTTGGTAAGACTTCAGAAAGCGTCTTTGATTCGTCTTATATGAAGGTTTCTTTCCAGAACCTCTCAGAAAGTAACCAGAAGAAAATTCAGAAACATTTCAAAGACGCCAAGCAAGAAAATCCAAAGTTGTTTGAAACCGATTTTGATCCAACTCAGCTTACAATTGTAAAGATTCAGTATTCCGGAGAAGATGAAGAGTCTCGTCTGCAATCCCTAAAAGACATGGTACGTGAATTCCTCGTCACCGCTGGAATCAAACCAGAACAAGCTCCCAAGTTAATGAATACCTGGAGGTTACTTATTTCGGATTCAACCGAGAATCCTACTCAGGTGATAGACAAGCAACAATTTGCAGCCCATACTGAGGCAACGTTGATAGACTCACCGGATTTCGATACCTTCTTTGATGAATTTAATGTTGAAGTTGAAACCGAAGAATTTATAAGGAATGAGTATCGCGATCATCTAGAAATAATTAGCCATGATTATGCCATTCTGTCCAAGATAACCGGGGGATTCTCCGATTTTCAGAAAAAGACTCTAGGTGGATTAAGGCATAAGGAACTCAAAAATACATTTACCAATGAATTTTCAAAAGAAATATTGGCTGATCTGGGATTACAGGACAATGAACAGGATCTTGAAGTGAGCAAATTGATAATCTGGTTGGTAATTAGTAAAGCAAGTTATTTCAAATCAGTTGAGGAGGCGATTGGCCTTGAAAATTAA
- a CDS encoding DEAD/DEAH box helicase family protein, protein MKIKFDELEYQLQAVQAATLLFKGQTVRQANFTLSNSNAQGAFFSEDGIGVGNSVNITRAELIKNMQQIQISNGIAPDDELTGENKQFPSFNIEMETGTGKTLVYLKTILELNKQYGFLKFIIVVPSVAIREGVQKSIEITRGYLSSQYNGAIYDSFVYSSNDLNRVREFASSSNIQIMITTIQAFNKDTNVMNQENDKLGGDRPIDFLAQTRPILIIDEPQSVDGTPNSKAAINRLNPCIGFRYSATHKESYPTIYRLGPVEAYDQQLVKQIEVSGVQMDEDGNRAYLRLVSTSNKKGAISARIEVYKKTKQDADKAIITVKKDTDIASKTKLQTYSKVGFVTDIDTTPGAETVYFSGEPSEITLASSNAEDEALKRDQIKQTIQEHLEKELRFQKAKIPVKVLSLFFLDKVENYREYNDDGTTSLGKYAKIFEEEYNALIHSKKFSGLRDAKVPVSEVHDGYFSRDGKKRFKNTRGDTAADESTYSMIMKDKEGLLTTYDPDTGAVASVNKLRFVFSHSALREGWDNPNIFQICTLADTKDTMTKRQKVGRGLRIAVDQSGRRIPGFEVNTLTVMANESYKDFAETLQKEYADDGVKFGVFGPDTFATIVLSKDEFTGEQEVLGKKRSKALVQALTDDGFLNTAHKATDKLRSAIKNKQIELPEEYAPFEAPVLAIAEKHVKSLEIRNRADRHEVDVNKEALSDDFLALWDRIKEKTTYRVHFDTEALIDRAVKKLNNITTHKGNFTYSKALIQNTAAGMEIHDPHERRLSSSDQTPYELPDILTFLQNETQLTRRTLAKILNGVDSLAAFEANPQSYMTQAAKLINWEKRQLMVDGIEYRKTGDEYEQRLFTTETLYAYLDHDGQEGNAVAVDGGKTVYNCIVTDSDTEKQFARDCEQDDNVRFYIKMPDWFKVKTPLGTYNPDWAILYEEDAGTRLYFVADTKANPDEEALRGHERLQLRSGKAHFEALDTGVTFKVLRDERGLAR, encoded by the coding sequence ATGAAGATTAAGTTTGATGAGCTGGAGTACCAGCTTCAAGCAGTCCAAGCTGCCACCCTATTATTTAAAGGTCAAACGGTTCGGCAAGCTAACTTCACTTTGTCGAATTCAAACGCACAAGGCGCATTCTTTTCTGAAGACGGGATTGGGGTCGGCAACAGCGTCAATATTACTCGTGCTGAATTAATTAAGAACATGCAGCAGATTCAGATTAGCAACGGAATTGCCCCAGATGATGAACTGACGGGCGAGAATAAACAATTCCCGTCTTTCAATATTGAAATGGAGACTGGCACAGGGAAGACGCTAGTTTATTTGAAGACGATTCTTGAGCTCAATAAACAATACGGCTTCTTGAAGTTTATCATTGTGGTACCCTCGGTGGCCATACGTGAAGGGGTGCAGAAGTCTATCGAGATAACGCGTGGTTATCTATCATCGCAATACAATGGTGCAATCTATGACTCATTTGTCTATTCCAGCAATGATCTCAACCGAGTGAGGGAGTTTGCAAGCTCCAGCAACATTCAAATCATGATCACGACCATTCAAGCGTTCAATAAGGATACTAACGTCATGAATCAGGAGAACGACAAGCTGGGTGGTGATCGTCCGATTGACTTTCTGGCACAGACCAGGCCTATATTGATTATTGACGAACCACAGTCGGTAGATGGGACTCCCAATTCGAAGGCTGCGATTAATAGGCTCAATCCTTGTATTGGTTTCAGGTACTCAGCCACTCACAAGGAAAGTTATCCAACTATTTACCGACTAGGGCCGGTAGAGGCGTATGACCAACAATTGGTTAAACAAATTGAGGTTTCTGGTGTCCAGATGGATGAGGACGGCAATCGAGCATATTTGCGTCTCGTAAGTACGAGCAATAAGAAAGGCGCTATCTCTGCCCGAATTGAGGTCTATAAGAAGACTAAACAAGACGCTGATAAGGCAATCATAACCGTGAAGAAGGATACGGATATTGCCAGCAAGACTAAACTTCAGACATACAGTAAAGTTGGATTTGTCACTGATATAGATACGACTCCGGGGGCTGAAACCGTCTATTTTTCTGGCGAGCCAAGTGAGATAACCTTAGCCTCTTCGAATGCAGAAGATGAAGCTTTGAAACGCGACCAAATCAAACAGACAATCCAGGAACACTTAGAGAAGGAACTGCGCTTTCAGAAGGCCAAGATTCCAGTAAAGGTGCTCAGCCTGTTTTTCTTGGATAAGGTCGAGAACTACCGTGAATACAACGATGATGGCACCACGAGTCTTGGTAAGTATGCGAAGATCTTCGAAGAAGAATATAACGCCTTAATTCATTCCAAAAAATTTAGCGGCCTCCGTGATGCCAAGGTGCCAGTCTCAGAAGTACATGATGGATATTTTTCGCGTGACGGTAAGAAACGCTTCAAAAATACGCGTGGAGATACGGCAGCGGATGAATCAACGTACAGTATGATTATGAAAGACAAAGAGGGGTTACTGACAACATACGATCCCGATACTGGGGCGGTGGCAAGCGTTAACAAATTACGTTTCGTCTTTTCTCACTCCGCGCTTCGTGAAGGCTGGGATAATCCTAATATTTTTCAGATCTGTACGTTGGCGGACACGAAGGACACGATGACTAAGCGACAAAAAGTGGGTCGTGGTCTGCGCATTGCTGTTGATCAATCCGGGCGGCGAATCCCTGGTTTCGAAGTCAATACGCTGACGGTGATGGCGAACGAGAGCTATAAAGACTTTGCCGAGACCTTACAGAAAGAATATGCCGACGATGGTGTTAAGTTCGGCGTATTTGGGCCTGACACATTTGCAACGATTGTTCTGAGTAAAGACGAATTTACTGGTGAACAAGAAGTGCTCGGTAAAAAACGTTCCAAAGCTCTAGTGCAAGCCTTAACAGACGATGGCTTTTTGAACACCGCTCACAAGGCCACTGATAAGCTAAGAAGTGCGATTAAGAATAAGCAAATAGAACTACCAGAAGAATATGCACCATTTGAGGCACCCGTCCTGGCGATTGCAGAGAAACACGTCAAGTCTCTAGAAATCCGGAACCGCGCTGATCGGCATGAGGTGGATGTGAATAAGGAAGCACTGAGTGATGATTTTCTTGCTCTTTGGGACCGGATAAAGGAAAAGACGACTTATCGTGTGCATTTTGACACAGAAGCTCTGATTGATCGCGCAGTGAAAAAACTAAATAATATCACGACTCACAAAGGAAACTTCACTTACTCCAAGGCACTGATTCAAAATACTGCTGCCGGGATGGAAATACATGATCCGCACGAACGACGCCTATCGAGCAGTGATCAGACGCCATATGAGCTTCCTGATATTCTTACATTCCTGCAGAATGAGACACAATTGACTCGGCGAACATTAGCCAAAATATTGAACGGCGTTGATAGTTTAGCTGCGTTTGAGGCGAACCCACAAAGCTACATGACGCAGGCTGCCAAGTTGATTAACTGGGAGAAACGTCAGCTGATGGTTGACGGGATTGAATACCGAAAGACCGGAGACGAGTACGAACAGCGCTTATTCACGACAGAGACGCTTTATGCTTATTTGGACCACGACGGACAAGAAGGTAACGCCGTGGCCGTTGATGGCGGGAAAACCGTCTATAATTGCATCGTCACTGACTCCGACACTGAAAAGCAATTCGCGCGGGACTGTGAGCAGGATGATAATGTCAGGTTCTATATTAAGATGCCTGACTGGTTCAAGGTGAAGACACCGCTTGGAACATACAATCCTGACTGGGCGATCTTGTATGAGGAAGATGCCGGAACGCGGCTTTATTTTGTTGCGGATACTAAAGCCAATCCTGATGAGGAAGCATTGCGTGGTCACGAGCGGTTGCAGCTTCGGTCTGGGAAGGCGCATTTTGAGGCTCTGGATACAGGGGTGACGTTTAAGGTGTTAAGAGACGAACGAGGGTTGGCAAGATAG
- a CDS encoding site-specific DNA-methyltransferase, producing the protein MTNDRSFKPMEGTSSNLTEENINQLKALFPEVVTEGKIDFDVLKTILGEEVDESEEKYKFTWHGKLAAMQTAQQPTMKTLLPQKQSSLDWENTGNIYIEGDNLDALKIIQKSYAHKVKVIYIDPPYNTGKDFVYHDDFTTDTDSYLAETNQTDSLGSHYATNTESNGKFHTDWLNMMYSRLKLAQTFLRDDGVIFVSIDDGEQANLKKMMDEIFGEQNFLNDVIWQSRTSISNDHEISLNHNHTLIFAKSKSNLDFGGDPIDPTEYSNPDDDPRGPWKLVPIDANHTGGATVYPIVNPATGESYMPVNGRIWAYNEKTFKELLADGRIAFGLRGDSAPKRKMFYKERIAKGDVKTPSSILLDAGTTKTGTKELMSMFGFKVFDYPKPVALIKRFLIWSNSKNAIVMDFFSGSATTAQAVMELNAEDHGQRRFILVQIAEELDAGSGAYKAGYHKLTEIGEERIRIAGTTIAKENSKAVFDRGFRVYSISESNFAQWNTESSVSNINLLEDNFIPGRSNDDILTEVILKQGLDLSYPVEDQHIDGADLYIVAGGVLYVVLGNQTITLSTAAAVADDFRRSNMERATVVFQDNGFKDDSEKLNAIEILNDAGFQYADIQSI; encoded by the coding sequence ATGACAAATGATCGTAGCTTTAAGCCAATGGAGGGAACTTCATCTAATCTCACAGAAGAGAATATTAATCAATTAAAGGCCCTTTTCCCGGAGGTTGTTACTGAGGGAAAGATTGATTTTGACGTGTTGAAAACGATTCTCGGTGAAGAGGTGGATGAATCTGAAGAGAAGTATAAGTTTACGTGGCATGGGAAACTTGCCGCAATGCAAACCGCTCAACAGCCAACGATGAAGACACTCCTGCCGCAGAAACAATCTTCGTTAGACTGGGAGAATACAGGCAATATCTACATTGAGGGAGATAACTTAGACGCTCTAAAGATTATTCAGAAGAGTTACGCTCACAAGGTGAAGGTAATCTATATTGATCCACCTTACAACACGGGCAAGGATTTTGTGTATCACGATGACTTCACCACTGATACAGATTCTTATCTGGCTGAGACTAACCAGACTGATTCTTTGGGTTCACATTACGCAACCAATACAGAGTCAAATGGAAAGTTCCACACTGATTGGTTAAACATGATGTATAGTCGGTTGAAATTGGCGCAAACTTTTTTGAGAGATGACGGCGTGATCTTTGTCAGCATTGATGATGGTGAACAAGCCAATCTAAAAAAGATGATGGACGAGATTTTTGGTGAGCAAAATTTTCTAAACGACGTTATTTGGCAGTCGCGCACGTCCATTTCTAACGATCATGAAATTTCCCTAAACCATAATCACACTTTGATATTTGCAAAATCTAAAAGTAACTTAGATTTTGGTGGAGATCCAATTGATCCAACTGAGTACAGCAACCCGGACGATGATCCGAGAGGACCATGGAAATTAGTTCCAATTGATGCAAACCATACCGGTGGCGCAACAGTTTATCCCATTGTGAATCCAGCAACAGGCGAGTCATATATGCCCGTGAATGGACGTATTTGGGCATACAATGAGAAGACTTTCAAAGAATTACTTGCTGATGGAAGAATCGCATTTGGACTTCGCGGAGATTCCGCCCCCAAGAGGAAGATGTTTTACAAAGAAAGAATAGCAAAAGGTGATGTAAAGACACCGAGTTCTATTCTACTGGATGCAGGGACAACGAAGACTGGTACTAAAGAGTTAATGAGCATGTTTGGATTTAAGGTATTTGATTACCCTAAGCCAGTTGCGTTGATTAAGAGATTTCTAATATGGTCGAATTCGAAGAATGCAATAGTTATGGATTTCTTTTCAGGAAGTGCAACCACAGCACAGGCAGTAATGGAATTAAATGCTGAAGATCATGGGCAGAGAAGATTTATTTTAGTACAAATCGCTGAAGAACTAGATGCAGGCAGTGGAGCCTATAAGGCCGGTTATCATAAATTAACCGAAATTGGTGAAGAACGAATTAGAATTGCAGGGACAACGATTGCCAAAGAAAATTCTAAAGCTGTTTTTGACCGAGGCTTTAGGGTTTATTCGATTTCAGAATCAAATTTTGCACAGTGGAATACGGAATCTTCGGTTTCCAACATCAATCTTTTAGAAGATAATTTTATACCGGGTCGCTCTAATGACGATATCCTAACTGAAGTTATACTAAAACAAGGACTAGATCTTAGCTATCCAGTTGAAGATCAGCACATTGATGGCGCTGATCTGTACATTGTCGCCGGTGGCGTACTTTATGTTGTTCTTGGTAATCAAACAATTACGTTATCTACTGCTGCTGCAGTCGCTGACGACTTTCGTCGTTCTAACATGGAACGGGCTACGGTTGTATTTCAAGACAATGGTTTTAAAGACGATAGTGAAAAACTAAACGCGATTGAAATTTTAAACGATGCGGGTTTTCAATATGCAGATATTCAGTCGATATAG
- a CDS encoding DUF4391 domain-containing protein — translation METSDLIKILRLPQPTIINRNVPKRQFYEHMSSSKGQGLIQSDVDTVYWLSSVRPNNSGFTITNDGETPVEEIEVFYVRVRNSDREEAIFRQINSAIPYPLIIFFDLDNRITVGVAEYSYGKAHEMGIERVVISSILSNHFMDSMLVPTKEPGTTLFEYYKGIQNRVLSVTLQANFNKSPMDIDIKSYSEVLRLQAEIETLHDEVMKEDQLNLRVELQLKLAEKKKLLNQLLSN, via the coding sequence ATGGAAACAAGTGATCTAATTAAGATATTGCGCCTTCCGCAGCCGACAATAATCAACCGAAACGTTCCTAAGCGTCAGTTTTATGAACATATGTCATCATCAAAGGGGCAAGGACTGATACAGTCAGATGTCGACACGGTCTATTGGTTGAGTAGTGTGCGGCCGAATAATAGCGGATTTACGATTACTAATGATGGTGAGACACCAGTTGAAGAAATCGAAGTGTTCTACGTCCGGGTCAGGAACAGTGACCGAGAAGAAGCAATATTTCGCCAGATTAATTCTGCTATTCCGTATCCACTAATCATTTTCTTTGACCTTGACAATCGAATCACAGTTGGTGTTGCAGAATATAGTTATGGCAAGGCTCATGAGATGGGCATAGAACGAGTCGTGATTTCAAGCATCCTGAGCAATCATTTTATGGATTCAATGCTGGTCCCTACAAAAGAACCTGGAACAACGCTCTTTGAATATTATAAGGGAATTCAAAATCGGGTCTTATCGGTGACACTTCAAGCCAATTTTAATAAATCACCGATGGACATCGATATTAAGAGTTACTCTGAAGTTTTGCGTTTGCAGGCTGAGATCGAGACGCTTCATGATGAAGTCATGAAAGAAGACCAGCTTAATTTGAGAGTTGAATTGCAGCTAAAGCTTGCTGAGAAGAAAAAATTACTTAATCAATTATTGTCAAACTAA
- a CDS encoding helicase-related protein, which produces MSESNPVKVITNQGDNTVLHLLQTSIASGSSLDIVTPAFSIFALNALMDQLRNLSRVRIILIEDIFEQPVSDYLRRYEIAQKRNQIAGNNYEIRLRNQMMNASIAKDISKMIKRKIEFKKIKGQTTMAPMLILNGNTEGASSFVIQSTFSFTGDGIGLTESSNLTPMTALMNLSEVNASMTDSFNAAWNDKSKTVSVDQSVIDRIQKMAQEKSPEWLYFVSLYHLFNDRLDELDEDNIIRKGTGFKETKVWNALYPFQRDGVVGLIEKLEKYNGALLADSVGLGKTFSALAVIKYYELRNDRVLVLAPKRLRENWVTWTQNTKTNFLAADRFGFDVLNHTDLSRTSGYSGDINLSTLNWANYDLVVIDESHNFRNNNHYDGRQSRYERLMEDIIKQGTKTKVLMLSATPVNNRMNDIKNQISFITEGDEHALRKYGVANIDEELRRAQTRFNEWSLLQPSKRTTQRFLDMVNPGYFEILDRFTIARSRKHIEKFYDSAALGSFPIRLRPKTIKSQIDLSGQFPPLNDTYESIGRLRLALFQPMAYVMPNKKAKYAALYDTKTGRGNATFRQEDREQALTGLIRTNLLKRLESSVNSFGLTLQRMLDSVDDAIRKIDEANQNVDELASITAFEDDDDIADAFDAEAVGKKVKILIGDIDRIRWRQDLEDDRNILRNLANDATTVKPENDAKLADLYGLMEEKWQHPLNANNKKIIIFTAFADTAAYLYDNLAGTIKTKYGLNTALITGGQSKNKTNMAGVKVTDMNDILLNFAPLAKQRDANDRRAPEEIDVLIATDAISEGQNLQDADYLVNYDIHWNPVRIIQRFGRIDRIGSKNSQIQLVNFWPDVDLDVYLDLEDRVRSRMTLLDVSATGDDNVLQTEREHTDLDYRREQLQQLQNEVVDLEDMNGSISITDLTFNEFKQDLTGALKEHEAELNRAPKGMYAVTSASLLNEAVPGAILVLRQSGETQRQDNSLAPFLLVYMSTDGEVKLNYMYAKQILDYFKRLCLGQTSILEDVVTRFNAETNGGRDMSHYSELLNEAIQSIKGKKIEVGINSLFTPGGTAMDAAEAVAQESDFELISFLIVKEAIDGNK; this is translated from the coding sequence ATGTCAGAGAGTAACCCAGTTAAAGTTATTACAAATCAAGGTGACAATACTGTTCTACATTTGTTGCAGACCAGTATTGCCTCAGGGAGTTCCCTAGACATTGTAACGCCAGCCTTTTCTATCTTTGCCTTAAATGCGTTGATGGATCAGCTTAGAAATTTGAGTCGGGTTAGGATCATCCTCATCGAAGATATTTTTGAACAACCAGTATCTGATTATTTACGGCGTTATGAGATTGCCCAGAAACGGAATCAGATTGCTGGCAATAATTATGAGATTCGACTTCGCAATCAGATGATGAATGCGTCCATCGCTAAAGATATTTCAAAGATGATTAAACGAAAGATTGAGTTCAAGAAGATTAAAGGGCAAACGACAATGGCCCCGATGTTGATTCTCAATGGTAATACAGAGGGTGCAAGCTCCTTTGTCATTCAGAGCACTTTTAGCTTTACGGGTGATGGTATCGGTTTAACGGAGTCGAGCAATCTTACGCCAATGACAGCATTAATGAATCTGTCTGAGGTGAATGCGAGCATGACAGACTCGTTTAATGCAGCCTGGAACGACAAAAGCAAAACTGTCTCAGTTGACCAGTCGGTCATCGATAGGATTCAAAAAATGGCACAGGAGAAGAGCCCGGAGTGGCTCTATTTCGTGTCGCTCTACCATTTATTTAACGATCGCCTTGACGAATTAGACGAAGACAATATCATTCGAAAGGGTACCGGTTTCAAAGAGACAAAGGTGTGGAATGCCCTGTATCCATTTCAGCGAGATGGTGTTGTTGGCCTGATTGAAAAACTAGAGAAGTACAACGGTGCACTGTTAGCGGATTCGGTTGGCTTGGGGAAGACCTTCTCAGCCCTAGCAGTTATTAAGTATTACGAATTGAGAAACGATCGCGTCTTGGTACTGGCACCGAAACGTTTACGCGAGAACTGGGTGACGTGGACGCAGAACACTAAGACGAACTTTCTGGCTGCTGACCGATTTGGCTTTGACGTTCTGAATCATACCGATTTAAGTCGTACCTCAGGCTATTCTGGGGATATCAATTTGTCCACGTTGAACTGGGCGAATTATGATCTTGTCGTGATTGATGAGTCACATAATTTCCGTAACAATAATCATTACGATGGCCGTCAGAGTCGCTATGAGCGTTTGATGGAAGACATTATCAAGCAAGGCACAAAAACGAAGGTACTGATGCTATCAGCAACACCGGTCAACAATCGCATGAATGACATTAAAAACCAGATTAGCTTCATTACAGAGGGCGACGAGCATGCACTACGGAAGTACGGGGTTGCAAATATCGACGAGGAGTTGCGTCGCGCTCAAACGCGTTTTAACGAGTGGTCACTACTTCAGCCGAGCAAGCGCACCACCCAGCGTTTCCTAGACATGGTTAATCCTGGCTATTTTGAGATACTAGATAGATTTACGATTGCCCGTAGTCGGAAGCATATTGAAAAATTCTATGATTCTGCCGCACTCGGCAGCTTTCCAATACGACTACGACCAAAGACCATCAAGTCTCAAATCGATTTATCAGGACAGTTCCCGCCACTCAACGATACGTACGAATCGATTGGACGGTTGCGGTTAGCATTATTTCAGCCAATGGCATACGTTATGCCGAATAAAAAGGCTAAGTATGCCGCTCTTTACGATACTAAGACTGGAAGAGGCAATGCCACATTCCGGCAAGAAGATCGTGAGCAGGCCTTAACGGGCTTAATTCGAACCAACTTATTGAAGCGGCTTGAAAGTTCAGTCAATTCATTTGGGCTGACACTTCAGAGAATGCTGGATTCCGTTGACGATGCAATCAGAAAAATTGATGAGGCTAACCAGAACGTTGACGAACTGGCTAGCATCACGGCTTTCGAAGATGATGACGATATCGCGGATGCGTTTGATGCTGAAGCGGTAGGTAAAAAGGTCAAAATCTTAATAGGTGATATTGATAGAATTCGCTGGCGTCAGGATCTCGAGGATGATCGAAACATTCTTCGAAACCTTGCAAACGATGCAACCACAGTTAAACCAGAGAACGATGCAAAACTTGCTGATTTATACGGACTGATGGAAGAAAAATGGCAGCACCCGCTCAACGCCAATAATAAGAAGATTATTATTTTCACGGCTTTCGCGGATACAGCCGCTTATTTGTACGATAATTTAGCGGGAACTATCAAAACAAAGTACGGACTTAATACAGCGTTGATTACAGGCGGTCAGTCGAAGAATAAGACAAATATGGCTGGCGTGAAAGTAACGGACATGAACGATATACTGCTTAACTTCGCCCCGTTAGCGAAGCAGCGCGATGCCAACGATAGACGTGCACCAGAAGAAATTGATGTCCTGATTGCTACCGATGCTATCTCTGAAGGCCAAAACTTGCAGGACGCGGACTACCTCGTAAACTATGACATTCATTGGAATCCGGTGCGAATCATTCAGCGCTTTGGTCGAATCGATCGCATCGGATCCAAGAATTCTCAAATTCAACTTGTTAATTTCTGGCCAGATGTTGATCTTGACGTCTACCTTGATTTGGAAGACAGGGTGCGGAGCAGAATGACGCTGTTGGACGTGTCTGCGACTGGGGATGATAATGTCCTTCAGACTGAACGCGAACATACGGACCTCGATTATCGGCGAGAACAGCTACAACAATTGCAGAATGAGGTGGTGGATCTCGAAGACATGAATGGCTCCATCTCAATCACAGATTTAACTTTCAATGAGTTCAAACAGGATTTGACGGGAGCTTTAAAGGAACATGAAGCAGAGTTAAACCGCGCTCCCAAGGGGATGTACGCGGTCACCTCTGCAAGCCTATTAAATGAAGCAGTACCCGGAGCAATTCTTGTGTTGCGTCAATCTGGGGAGACGCAACGTCAGGATAATAGTCTTGCCCCATTCTTGCTGGTATACATGTCGACGGACGGAGAAGTGAAGTTAAATTACATGTATGCAAAGCAGATTCTTGATTACTTTAAACGTTTGTGTCTGGGCCAAACTAGTATTTTAGAGGACGTAGTTACGCGTTTTAATGCCGAGACCAATGGTGGACGCGATATGAGTCACTACTCTGAACTGCTGAATGAGGCAATCCAGTCAATTAAAGGAAAGAAAATTGAGGTGGGCATTAATTCGCTCTTTACCCCAGGTGGGACTGCTATGGATGCTGCCGAAGCAGTTGCACAGGAAAGCGACTTTGAACTGATTTCATTTTTGATTGTTAAGGAGGCCATCGATGGAAACAAGTGA
- a CDS encoding helix-turn-helix domain-containing protein encodes MTISYKGLWKTLIDQDINKTQLKEQAGVSANVIAKLGKDQPVSMESLIKIGEALNVDIGDIVSIKSENRK; translated from the coding sequence ATGACGATTTCATATAAAGGACTCTGGAAGACCTTAATTGACCAAGACATCAATAAAACACAGTTGAAAGAGCAAGCTGGTGTGAGCGCAAATGTCATCGCAAAGTTAGGAAAAGATCAGCCTGTTTCGATGGAGTCACTCATTAAAATTGGTGAAGCTCTAAATGTTGATATCGGCGACATCGTTAGTATTAAGTCCGAGAACCGAAAATAA
- a CDS encoding sigma factor-like helix-turn-helix DNA-binding protein, with protein MSSEREVSKMFIRYVQDGLRNERIDRYRAGLRLINTTPLEDWLLEEIREPYHLQDFTLTLEEIAELENFVDDERLSKAVATLSTADKMVLYQYYYDELNDVEIGSQVGITSQGANKRRRRALQRIKAAYENM; from the coding sequence ATGAGTAGCGAACGTGAAGTGTCAAAGATGTTCATCAGGTATGTTCAAGACGGGTTAAGAAACGAACGCATCGATCGATACCGCGCCGGTCTTAGACTGATTAATACAACACCGCTTGAAGACTGGCTACTTGAAGAAATCCGGGAGCCTTACCATCTCCAAGATTTCACCTTGACCCTTGAGGAAATTGCAGAGTTGGAGAATTTTGTTGACGACGAGCGGTTGTCAAAGGCCGTCGCAACTCTTTCAACAGCTGATAAGATGGTTTTGTATCAGTATTACTACGATGAACTCAACGACGTGGAAATCGGTAGTCAGGTAGGTATAACTAGCCAAGGAGCAAATAAGCGCAGGCGGCGCGCATTGCAAAGGATTAAGGCAGCATACGAAAATATGTAG
- a CDS encoding helix-turn-helix domain-containing protein, translated as MHYTQIDNLIPVILAAQGGDDEAMSQLLIMFNHDFNREAAFGKSYVDPDLKQELQIKFVYIVKHFDVEKHLAESSTNSSRKLKFTSLNNN; from the coding sequence ATGCATTACACACAGATCGATAACCTGATCCCGGTTATCTTGGCAGCGCAGGGTGGAGATGATGAGGCAATGTCCCAACTACTAATAATGTTCAATCACGACTTCAACCGTGAGGCGGCATTTGGAAAAAGCTATGTCGATCCGGATTTGAAGCAAGAACTTCAAATTAAATTTGTGTACATCGTCAAACACTTCGACGTTGAAAAGCATTTGGCAGAGTCGTCCACAAACTCAAGTCGGAAACTCAAGTTCACGTCATTAAATAATAATTAA